One window from the genome of Salvelinus namaycush isolate Seneca chromosome 19, SaNama_1.0, whole genome shotgun sequence encodes:
- the LOC120064243 gene encoding gamma-crystallin M2-like, with translation MGKITFYEDRNFQGRSYECSNDCTDLHSYFSRCNSIRVESGCFMIYERPNYMGHQYYMRRGEYADYQRWMGFSSCIRSCRMIPMYRGSNRMRIYEKADFSGHMMEFMDDCPCVSDRFHHRHIYSCNIMNGFWIFYEYPNYRGRQYFLRPGEYRRYREWCATCAIVGSFRRVTDF, from the exons ATGGGCAAG ATTACATTTTACGAGGACAGGAACTTCCAAGGTCGTAGTTATGAGTGCAGCAATGACTGCACAGACCTGCACTCCTACTTCAGCCGCTGTAACTCCATCAGGGTGGAGAGTGGCTGTTTTATGATCTATGAACGCCCCAACTACATGGGTCACCAGTATTACatgaggaggggagagtatgCTGATTACCAGCGTTGGATGGGTTTCAGCAGCTGTATCCGATCCTGTCGTATGATTCCAATG TACCGGGGTTCAAATAGGATGCGAATCTACGAGAAGGCCGATTTCAGTGGTCACATGATGGAATTTATGGAcgactgtccctgtgtgtctgaTCGTTTCCACCACCGCCACATCTACTCCTGTAATATCATGAATGGCTTCTGGATCTTCTACGAGTATCCCAACTACCGGGGTCGACAGTACTTCCTGAGACCCGGAGAGTACAGGAGATACCGTGAATGGTGCGCCACCTGCGCCATTGTAGGCTCTTTCAGACGGGTCACTGACTTTTAG
- the LOC120064240 gene encoding gamma-crystallin M2-like, translating to MTMGKIIFYEDRNFQGRSHECNSDCADLHSYFNRCNSLRVESGCFMVYERPNYMGNQYFVRRGEYPDNQHMIGINDCIRSCRMIPLHRGNYRMRMYDRPDMGGQMNELSDDCPNVQDRFRMSDINSCNVMDGHWLMYDQPNYKGRQYYVRPGEYRRFSDWGGQSPKIGSLRRITDFN from the exons ATGACTATGGGAAAG ATAATCTTCTACGAGGACAGGAACTTCCAGGGTCGCTCTCATGAGTGTAACAGCGACTGTGCCGACCTGCACTCCTACTTCAACCGCTGCAACTCCCTCAGGGTTGAGAGCGGCTGCTTCATGGTTTATGAGCGCCCTAACTACATGGGAAACCAGTACTTCgtgaggaggggagagtaccCCGATAACCAGCATATGATTGGCATCAACGACTGCATCAGGTCCTGCCGTATGATCCCCCTG CACCGCGGCAACTACAGAATGAGAATGTATGATCGTCCTGACATGGGCGGCCAGATGAACGAGCTGAGCGACGACTGCCCCAATGTCCAGGACCGTTTCCGTATGTCCGACATCAATTCCTGCAACGTGATGGACGGCCACTGGCTGATGTACGACCAGCCCAACTACAAGGGAAGGCAGTACTATGTGAGGCCCGGTGAGTACAGGAGGTTCAGCGACTGGGGAGGCCAGAGCCCCAAGATCGGCTCCCTCAGAAGGATCACCGACTTCAACTAA